One genomic window of Desmospora activa DSM 45169 includes the following:
- a CDS encoding HAMP domain-containing sensor histidine kinase, with amino-acid sequence MRKSFRLFWNWIVSSLRIQMIGFVVISLLVAIIAPYSFFLLGIGVTEKNRYYYPSQQEVQRELMLIKKRNLVSEPLNKKKRKLLDRYSHDNSLSLALTDEQGKVLLHTRTLSAEPIDIHSFLQRMETQTEDPSDHPEKREIVTVYPFAADGKKRYLFGVKTAEGQATTYRIGNPVLTVPAAILTFLFTYLWLTRRKLNQIRELAHGMDRFAKGDLSFRLHEKGRDELASLSSNINRMAERLESAWEREQAWKRQRLELISNVSHDLRSPLTSIIGYLQLMKDKPNLERAELLAYGGIALNKSRGLQRRIEDLFEYAKLTHPDVRLRKESISLTHLLEQLLDEASPLMTEREIRLERELPKDSLLLDGDPSLLARLFENLLDNAIRYGKDGWIRIQAVPEGKMARITLTNPVKELDPELVSRLFDTFVTGDASRTGEGSGLGLAIAKNVTKLHGGEIRADYAKGEICFTVWLPLHHDLT; translated from the coding sequence ATGCGAAAATCATTTCGTCTTTTTTGGAACTGGATCGTATCCAGTCTACGCATTCAGATGATCGGCTTTGTCGTGATCTCCCTGTTGGTCGCAATCATCGCCCCCTATTCCTTCTTTTTACTCGGAATCGGCGTCACCGAAAAAAATCGCTACTATTATCCTTCTCAACAGGAAGTCCAACGGGAGCTAATGCTAATAAAGAAACGAAATCTGGTGTCAGAGCCCCTCAATAAGAAAAAAAGAAAACTTCTAGATCGATATAGTCACGATAATTCCTTGTCCCTGGCTTTAACCGATGAGCAGGGAAAAGTGTTACTCCATACCCGTACTCTATCAGCTGAACCAATCGATATCCATTCCTTTCTACAGAGGATGGAAACACAAACCGAAGATCCGAGCGACCATCCAGAGAAGCGGGAGATAGTCACCGTTTATCCCTTTGCGGCGGATGGAAAAAAACGTTATCTGTTTGGAGTAAAAACGGCGGAGGGGCAAGCGACCACCTACCGTATAGGGAACCCTGTTCTCACGGTACCTGCGGCCATCCTTACATTTCTATTTACATACCTGTGGTTGACCCGAAGGAAATTAAACCAAATCCGCGAACTAGCTCACGGAATGGACCGCTTCGCCAAAGGAGACTTATCCTTTCGCTTGCACGAGAAGGGGCGGGATGAGCTGGCTTCTCTCTCTTCCAATATCAACCGCATGGCCGAACGTCTAGAATCCGCTTGGGAACGGGAACAGGCTTGGAAGCGACAACGACTGGAATTGATCTCCAATGTCTCCCATGATCTGCGCAGCCCTCTTACATCGATTATCGGCTATTTGCAGTTGATGAAGGATAAACCGAATCTCGAACGAGCGGAACTTCTGGCCTATGGTGGAATTGCTCTAAACAAATCCCGTGGACTTCAGCGAAGAATCGAAGATCTTTTTGAATATGCCAAACTGACCCATCCCGATGTTCGTCTGCGCAAAGAATCAATCTCACTTACCCACCTATTGGAGCAGCTGTTGGATGAAGCATCCCCCCTCATGACGGAAAGAGAGATTCGGTTGGAAAGGGAATTGCCGAAGGACTCTCTACTGTTGGATGGGGATCCATCCCTGTTAGCCCGTCTATTTGAAAATTTGTTGGATAACGCTATTCGATACGGAAAGGATGGATGGATCCGGATACAAGCTGTCCCAGAAGGTAAAATGGCCCGAATCACCCTAACGAATCCAGTAAAAGAACTGGATCCTGAGCTGGTATCACGCCTATTTGACACCTTTGTCACTGGGGATGCATCCCGTACTGGGGAAGGGTCCGGCCTTGGGCTAGCAATCGCCAAAAACGTGACAAAGCTACATGGGGGGGAGATCCGTGCCGATTATGCGAAGGGGGAAATCTGTTTTACCGTTTGGTTGCCTCTTCACCACGACCTTACATGA
- a CDS encoding TetR/AcrR family transcriptional regulator C-terminal domain-containing protein: protein MTPHRLQLIQSLYQNLLSTGMKQEQATLALDLLNNYVIGFVMEEVRFTGVAENQNSPGSFHDEPKGIEKYPDLEPMMKHLMSTSLEDRFQFGLQTILDGICFRFDLQP from the coding sequence CTGACGCCGCATCGTTTGCAATTGATCCAATCTCTGTACCAAAACCTGTTGTCGACGGGGATGAAACAAGAACAAGCGACATTGGCCCTGGATCTATTAAACAACTATGTGATCGGCTTTGTGATGGAAGAGGTACGTTTTACCGGAGTAGCCGAAAATCAAAATTCACCGGGATCTTTCCACGATGAACCAAAGGGGATCGAAAAATACCCAGACCTTGAACCGATGATGAAACATTTGATGTCGACCAGTCTGGAAGATCGATTCCAGTTTGGCCTTCAAACCATCCTGGATGGAATCTGTTTCCGGTTTGATTTACAGCCGTAG
- a CDS encoding alpha-amylase family glycosyl hydrolase: MRYPDQANAAMFNLLGSHDTERFLTMCEGERRRMQLAVLFQLTYWGIPMLYYGDEVGMTGGPDPDCRRPMVWDRAEQDGDLLAWHRKLLALRRELAPLRRGDVRTWLADGEKGVYGFLRRLERETVGVVLNNSPHRRRMVLETAEWKDGTEVVERLSGTRFTVKKGRVRLTLAPMSGAVLTSL; the protein is encoded by the coding sequence ATGCGTTATCCGGATCAGGCAAATGCGGCCATGTTCAACCTGTTGGGCTCCCATGATACCGAGCGATTTCTCACCATGTGTGAAGGGGAGCGACGAAGGATGCAACTGGCGGTCTTGTTTCAGCTCACCTACTGGGGCATTCCCATGCTCTACTATGGCGATGAGGTGGGGATGACAGGGGGCCCAGACCCGGATTGTCGCCGTCCGATGGTTTGGGATCGCGCGGAGCAGGATGGCGATCTGTTGGCATGGCACCGAAAACTGTTGGCGTTGCGGCGGGAGTTGGCCCCGTTGCGTCGCGGGGATGTGCGTACATGGCTGGCGGATGGAGAAAAAGGGGTGTATGGCTTTCTGCGCCGACTGGAGCGAGAGACAGTCGGTGTAGTGTTAAACAATAGTCCCCACCGTCGTCGGATGGTACTGGAGACAGCGGAGTGGAAGGACGGCACGGAGGTGGTGGAGCGGCTGAGTGGTACCCGCTTCACGGTTAAGAAGGGGCGAGTGCGGCTCACATTAGCACCGATGAGTGGGGCTGTATTAACCTCGCTTTAG